From one Nothobranchius furzeri strain GRZ-AD chromosome 2, NfurGRZ-RIMD1, whole genome shotgun sequence genomic stretch:
- the LOC139063709 gene encoding spectrin alpha chain, non-erythrocytic 1-like: protein MEEGHFAGSEPSARQNILIHHVLTPDLLTQQQQVAPTDDETGKELVLALYDYQEKSPGEVTMKKGDILTLLNSTNKVVLLELASLAE, encoded by the exons atggaggaag gtcacttcgctggttcagaaccctcggcccgtcagaacattcttatccaccacgttctaacaccagacctgttaacccaacagcaacaagtggctccaactgacgatgagaccgggaaggagctggttctggctctgtacgactaccaggagaagagtcctggagaggtcaccatgaagaagggcgacatcctcacgctgctcaacagcaccaacaag gttgttttacttgaactcgcgtctttagctgaatga